caccgaagagagtctgcacacaaagttgactctgaaataaatttccgccgaacctgggatcgaactcacgctgacagcggccaactgaatacaaatccagcgcgctaccaactgagctatatccccgccccatataagacagagagagtgtgtgaaactgcgaaagaaagaaaagcagaaGTGGCATTGTGTGAATCATCTATGTATCTGTCTTGCAGTGAACACATGTATGCACTGTCAGAGACATGTGTAGGGCCTTTTAGTATTTAACAACGATACTCTTGTAAATTGTCGGAATGTGGTTTATGGTCATCTGCTCCACCACTGCTTTAGTTGTCTTGCAATAAAGAATGATCACTATTATTATAGTAATGATTTTAATTTTGGAAGTTGGTAGTCATAATTTTCATCAACATTTTTGCTGGGATTTGTCGAGTGAGCAGGCCTTTTCTGTCTTCTGTATCTCCTCCTCATAAGAAATAAAAGCCGAGCGCATCATTTACCATATCTTACTTCTCAATACACTGTAGCGGATAGGAGTGGTTCTGAAACCAGCTTTGTGATTGGCCAAACTTCTTACATTCGGACCATTGAACATGAGGCTCACAGTTATTTTTGCTCTTCCGTTTCCTGTGATTTTTAGCAGTGTGAAAAACAACTGAGCAGTATTTACAGAATGTGTGAGTGTTTTAACCAGGTTTATGATATTGATTGCATGCAAGTGCCTAGAATAGGTCTTCCTACGTTGTGTGCGGTTTGAGACAGAAACTGTTTACACTGCCATAGTGCTAAAGGCATTGCTTGGAGGTAGCAGTAAAATTAGACACAAGGTGTTTTTGCCCCagcagagactgagagagcagGCAGAAACTCGAATTTTGCACTCTGGACCAGTCACAGGTCAGGGCTTGGTTCTGTGTGCTCAACAGCGAGCCCACACAGTGCACATtaccaacatttatttttagtCTGAGGCAGCGCGCTGTCGTCCCTTATCTGACCACTCGGTGCTGGGGCTAAGAAGTAAATGGCACGGTTTGCACAGCAGTGCATGCTGCCAAAGCAAGAAGCTTCCATTCCATCTATTATTTctgtcttcatttttttctccctGAGTATGTATATAATATTATGCCACTTTGGTCAACATCATACAAATGGTCATTTCTGAACCGATCCCTCccatttgttgtgtgttttcatgCCAGTCATGGTCAGTTTCCATCACCACCTGACAAGCTGACATTTATGTCTGTTGAGTATGAGTAGCAGATATTGATCATGAAAGATTCTAAATGACGCTTCATCATGGACGACACAGTCCAACGTTAGATTGTATACTCCCCTTATTTCTTCGAAAGCCCACCTGGTGTGGTGGGATGATAGTGCTTCCACAGAAGTGATCTGGGTTCAGTTCCCAGTCAAGGAAATTtgcctgtttgttttgtttccttttttcttcttgttgtttgtttatgcATGTTCAGGCACTATTGCCATGATCATTATGGGTAGTAGTTTTGTGTGGTTTGGGAAGGTCTGAATGGAAGAtttctatttttgtttgttttgtttctcatCGTACATCTTCTTGTGCAAGTGGGTGGTATTTTCTGAGCCTGATATTTCATCACATAATTATTAATGATACATATCTGTTGCAGAGGTACTCCACCTACACAAACAAGGGCTGCGAGAGCGTTGAGACGGCCATCAGCATCATTCCTTGATCCGTTTAAGtaagctttttttatttttgtttttggcatCCACCAGGGCAATAacattttaaaagttattttgtgacattaagtaagaaagaaaggtaaGTGTGTGCGATGATACTAGAAAACCGTAAGGTAGTTAGATTGTACAAACATTGTCCTTTCTATGCCTGGAAAGTAATATCTGTGCTTGTGCTAGGATAAACTTTTCATCCTTTTACACTGTTTGCAGCTTGACTTCTATTGACATCACCCTGCAGTCTGAGTCAGACTGTGAAGAGACAGCGGATCCTGATGATCCAGAGTATGAACCAAGCTGGAAGCCATTCTGTAAGTTGTTGAAAGTCTTGTTCATAAGTTTTAAATTCATCGTTGGTATGGAAGTGCtatcattgttttatttttctgtatCCAAGGTCTTTTTGGTTGTTGCTTAGACTACTGTATTGTCTGTTCGAGGGACCAATATAGGACGTTttaaatcttcttcttgtcgtttgcCTAGGACGTTTTaaattatttaaaaataaacaaatgataTTTTGGTATGTATTTAAGAACAAAAGTTGTTATAGGCAAGTAGTACTATTTTGTGTGAAAAGTACTAGTTTGTATCTATTGTGgtggaaccggcacggttggcctagtggtaaggcgtccgccccgtgatcgggaggtcgtgggttcgaaccccggccgggtcatacctaagactttaaaattggcaatctagtggctgctccgcctggcgtctggcattatggggttagtgcgaggactggttggtccggtatcagaataatgtgactgggtgagacatgaagcctgtgctgcgacttctgtcttgtgtgtggcgcacgttaaatgtcaaagcagcaccgccctgatatggcccttcgtggtcggctgggcattaagcaaacaaacaaacaaacaaatatctaTTGTGGTTTAAGCCCTGTACACGTGAAATTGTCcgaaattgaaagaaaaattaTCACATGTATACCCCAAAAGAGCCCCACGCTTTACCTCAAAGTCTAATactcggatgagacgaaaaaccgaggtcccttcgtgtacactacattggggtgtgcacgttaaagatcccacgattgacaaaagggtctttcctgagaaaattgtataggcatagataaaaatgtccaccaaatacccgtttgacttggaataataggccgtgaaaggtgaatgttcgcctaataggcttgaagtttgctggtcTATGTGAAtacgttatatattgtgtgtaaaaaatgtctgtttgtctatctgtaaAAAATTNNNNNNNNNNNNNNNNNNNNNNNNNNNNNNNNNNNNNNNNNNNNNNNNNNNNNNNNNNNNNNNNNNNNNNNNNNNNNNNNNNNNNNNNNNNNNNNNNNNNNNNNNNNNNNNNNNNNNNNNNNNNNNNNNNNNNNNNNNNNNNNNNNNNNNNNNNNNNNNNNNNNNNNNNNNNNNNNNNNNNNNNNNNNNNNNNNNNNNNNCTTCTGTGTTctgtggggcggggatatagctcagttggtagcgcgctggatttgtattcagttggccgctgtcagcgtgagttcgatcccaggttcggcggaaatttatttcagagtcaactttgtgtgcagactctcttcggtgtccgaaccctccccccgtgtacactacattgggtgtgcacgttaaagatcccacgattgacaaaagggtctttcctggcaaaattgcttaggcacagttaataattgtctacctatacccgtgtgacttggaataataggccgtgaaaggtaaggccaaaaaaaataataggtgtggttacggtaacatagccaaaaaaaatagggtaggaaggtaggcaaacactttttttttttttaaacttttttttctaatgtgcacaaattaaacctacttgacaggaaaataagtgtgcgactcgggcgctttcgctttcatagcgttttctgcactcgttttcttgtgtgttttttgttttttttgacaaatgtaataaaaagttatagggtcggcccctaaaaatagggtaggtcgggttaccgtaaccacacctattttttttttaggcctaaatatgcgccgaaatggctgcaatctactggccgtataaaatttcatctcacacggcatcactgcagagcgcctagaaactgtacccacggaatatgcgcgatataagcgtcattgattgattgattgaatgtggATTTGACAGACTTCTTGCCAACAGGAAGTTGGAGATTGTCTGATTGAAGTAGGTCTGacagacaagggaaataacttcaataaattgctctttgcagtcaaggtaactgtctcccctgaaattgaactttcatagagattttcttccaaagcaaaataaaataaaatgaaaatatgctgagaacaaattttatgtaaccattaacatcagcctttattttgagtagataactagtttcaaagttactttagtttacatttttgactcacatgcgaagcaaaagtgagtctatgtactcacccgagtcgtccgtccgtccgtccgtccggacgtccggacgtccggacgtccgtccgtccggacgtccgtccggaaaactttaacgttggatatttcttggacactattcagtctatcagtaccaaatttggcaagatggtgtattatgacaaggccccaaaaaacatacatagcatcttgaccttgcttcaaggtcaaggtcgcaggggccataaatgttgcctaaaaaacagctattttttacatttttcccattttctctgaagtttttgagattcaatacctcacctatatatgatatatagggcaaagtaagccccatcttttgataccagtttggtttaccttgcttcaaggtcaaggtcacaggagctcttcaaagttggattgtatacatattttgaagtgaccttgaccctgaactatggaagataactgtttcaaacttaaaaattatgtggggcacatgttatgctttcatcatgagacacatttggtcacatatgatcaaggtcaaggtcactttgacccttatgaaatgtgaccaaaataaggtagtgaaccactaaaagtgaccatatctcatggtagaaagagccaataagcaccattgtacttcctatgtcttgaattaacagctttgtgttgcatgaccttggatgaccttgaccttgggtcaaggtcacatgtattttggtaggaaaaatgtgtaaagcagttcttagtgtatgatgtcattgctaggtttagttatttgaccatgtcaaggtcaagcatgtgagtcgtatgggctttgcccttcttgttttgtttaatctgaatttttttaatgtttttatcgttttgttatgggtgttcatatagatttcagttatcttttctgttcatataatatttttattatgctttgcctagatttttcgacgacattattttgtggaaagctgattcctacAATACCAAATCCGCATTACAATAATTATAATACACGCTAAAacaattataatgataatacaaattaaaataatcatatttattttaagataaaaataatcaggataacaattaagcaaataaatgttagtaataacaaaatgattaaataaaaattaaatgggaaaacccttacataaaataaaaatattttattaaacgtttaaatgcatttttttttttaaccgaaactgtcttaagataaactgaaaaataacggattgaaagtttttatgcaatttgttttctaaaaaaaaaaaaagaagtttttgaagaagaataactattcatgaccaaaatttaaaagtaaatattttttaataacataaaatataataaattatttcatgAAGAACATGCTTAAACCCACGGTATAAaattaggaaaaacaaaaattgcaatcaccttttcattgaatccatg
This Littorina saxatilis isolate snail1 linkage group LG17, US_GU_Lsax_2.0, whole genome shotgun sequence DNA region includes the following protein-coding sequences:
- the LOC138952205 gene encoding uncharacterized protein; the protein is MGHPTPGMSEISAAESESEGQLSGVEKILTTDSDEDQVGPKQGGTPPTQTRAARALRRPSASFLDPFNLTSIDITLQSESDCEETADPDDPEYEPSWKPFCKLLKVLFISFKFIVGMEVLSLFYFSVSKVFLVVA